One window of Syngnathus acus chromosome 16, fSynAcu1.2, whole genome shotgun sequence genomic DNA carries:
- the mef2d gene encoding myocyte-specific enhancer factor 2D isoform X9, with translation MGRKKIQIQRITDERNRQVTFTKRKFGLMKKAYELSVLCDCEIALIIFNHSNKLFQYASTDMDKVLLKYTEYNEPHESRTNADIIETLRKKSFNGCNSPEPDGDDSIDQSPLNDDKYRNKTDDLDTLFKRYGAAVPQPTFSIPVTVPVSNQSAPPAQPATLHFSNNPGGTLVTTTSFINAALSDPRLLSPQQPALQRNSVSPGLPQRPASAGALLTGDLGNSNGACPSPVPNGYISARASPGLLSVSNGNNSNLVKVVPAKSPPPASPQMVSARKPDLRVITSQGGKSLMQLNAQRLGSSQVQQPLTTPVVSVATPSLLAPFSAMQTAYNTEYQLTSADLTALQTFTPAGLVPGNMAAWQQQPTVTQQQAAPPISLASLTNLVPMAPLPQGTLTVNTNPHVNIKSEPVSPNRDRSTPCPTLGSGIQVHGQVVPSYSSTVQGRSPVDSLSSNGSSYDGSDRDDGHGRGGGGGPDYHLHQQPGVQQPTMMLLRPASTEPPEQDNVKRMRLDTWVT, from the exons ATGGGGAGGAAAAAGATTCAGATTCAGAGGATCACCGATGAGCGCAACAGACAG GTGACCTTCACCAAAAGGAAATTTGGCTTAATGAAGAAAGCGTACGAACTGAGCGTGCTGTGCGACTGCGAGATCGCCCTCATCATCTTCAACCACTCCAACAAGCTCTTCCAGTACGCCAGCACCGACATGGACAAGGTGCTGCTCAAGTACACCGAGTACAACGAGCCGCACGAGAGTCGGACCAACGCTGACATCATCGAG ACCTTGCGAAAGAAATCATTTAACGGCTGCAACAGCCCCGAGCCCGACGGCGACGACTCCATCGACCAAAGCCCGTTAAACGACGACAAGTACCGCAACAAGACGGACGACCTGGATACCCTCTTCAAGCGCTACGGC GCCGCCGTCCCGCAGCCGACCTTCTCCATCCCCGTCACAGTCCCGGTGTCCAATCAGAGCGCCCCGCCGGCGCAACCGGCTACCCTCCACTTCAGCAACAACCCGGGCGGCACCTTGGTCACCACCACCTCCTTCATCAACGCCGCCCTCTCGGACCCCCGCCTGCTTTCGCCGCAGCAGCCCGCCCTGCAGAGGAACAGCGTCTCGCCGGGACTGCCGCAGCGACCCGCCAGCGCAG GTGCACTCCTCACAGGAGATCTGGGAAACTCCAACGGAGCGTGCCCGAGTCCAGTCC CTAACGGCTACATTAGCGCCCGGGCCTCGCCAGGCCTCCTGTCTGTCTCCAATGGCAACAACAGCAACCTGGTCAAAGTGGTTCCAGCCAAGTCCCCGCCTCCTGCCAGTCCTCAGATGGTCAGCGCTCGCAAACCCGACCTGCGGGTCATCACCTCGCAAGGTGGAAAGAGCCTCATGCAGCTG AATGCTCAGCGGCTAGGCAGCTCCCAAGTGCAGCAGCCCCTTACCACCCCGGTGGTTTCCGTGGCGACGCCCAGCCTCTTGGCGCCCTTCTCCGCCATGCAGACGGCTTACAACACTG AGTACCAGCTGACGAGCGCCGACCTGACGGCCCTGCAGACGTTCACGCCGGCGGGCCTGGTGCCCGGCAACATGGCTGCCTGGCAACAGCAGCCGACAGTCACCCAGCAACAGGCGGCGCCGCCCATCAGCCTGGCGTCGCTTACCAACCTAGT GCCGATGGCTCCCCTCCCTCAGGGCACCTTGACGGTCAACACCAACCCTCACGTCAACATCAAGTCCGAGCCCGTGTCGCCCAATCGGGACCGCAGCACTCCCTGCCCCACCTTGGGCAGCGGCATTCAAGTCCACGGGCAGGTGGTGCCGTCGTACTCCTCCACCGTCCAGGGCCGCTCTCCCGTCGACAGCCTGAGCAGCAACGGCAGCTCGTACGACGGCAGCGACCGGGACGACGGCCATGGTcggggcggcggcgggggtCCGGACTACCATCTCCACCAGCAGCCCGGCGTCCAGCAACCCACCATGATGCTGCTGCGGCCCGCCTCCACCGAGCCTCCGGAACAGGACAACGTGAAGAGGATGAGGTTGGATACGTGGGTCACATAA
- the mef2d gene encoding myocyte-specific enhancer factor 2D isoform X6, which produces MGRKKIQIQRITDERNRQVTFTKRKFGLMKKAYELSVLCDCEIALIIFNHSNKLFQYASTDMDKVLLKYTEYNEPHESRTNADIIETLRKKSFNGCNSPEPDGDDSIDQSPLNDDKYRNKTDDLDTLFKRYGAAVPQPTFSIPVTVPVSNQSAPPAQPATLHFSNNPGGTLVTTTSFINAALSDPRLLSPQQPALQRNSVSPGLPQRPASAGALLTGDLGNSNGACPSPVPNGYISARASPGLLSVSNGNNSNLVKVVPAKSPPPASPQMVSARKPDLRVITSQGGKSLMQLNAQRLGSSQVQQPLTTPVVSVATPSLLAPFSAMQTAYNTEYQLTSADLTALQTFTPAGLVPGNMAAWQQQPTVTQQQAAPPISLASLTNLVMWGSDKQSAEMANSNIAANLRPMAPLPQGTLTVNTNPHVNIKSEPVSPNRDRSTPCPTLGSGIQVHGQVVPSYSSTVQGRSPVDSLSSNGSSYDGSDRDDGHGRGGGGGPDYHLHQQPGVQQPTMMLLRPASTEPPEQDNVKRMRLDTWVT; this is translated from the exons ATGGGGAGGAAAAAGATTCAGATTCAGAGGATCACCGATGAGCGCAACAGACAG GTGACCTTCACCAAAAGGAAATTTGGCTTAATGAAGAAAGCGTACGAACTGAGCGTGCTGTGCGACTGCGAGATCGCCCTCATCATCTTCAACCACTCCAACAAGCTCTTCCAGTACGCCAGCACCGACATGGACAAGGTGCTGCTCAAGTACACCGAGTACAACGAGCCGCACGAGAGTCGGACCAACGCTGACATCATCGAG ACCTTGCGAAAGAAATCATTTAACGGCTGCAACAGCCCCGAGCCCGACGGCGACGACTCCATCGACCAAAGCCCGTTAAACGACGACAAGTACCGCAACAAGACGGACGACCTGGATACCCTCTTCAAGCGCTACGGC GCCGCCGTCCCGCAGCCGACCTTCTCCATCCCCGTCACAGTCCCGGTGTCCAATCAGAGCGCCCCGCCGGCGCAACCGGCTACCCTCCACTTCAGCAACAACCCGGGCGGCACCTTGGTCACCACCACCTCCTTCATCAACGCCGCCCTCTCGGACCCCCGCCTGCTTTCGCCGCAGCAGCCCGCCCTGCAGAGGAACAGCGTCTCGCCGGGACTGCCGCAGCGACCCGCCAGCGCAG GTGCACTCCTCACAGGAGATCTGGGAAACTCCAACGGAGCGTGCCCGAGTCCAGTCC CTAACGGCTACATTAGCGCCCGGGCCTCGCCAGGCCTCCTGTCTGTCTCCAATGGCAACAACAGCAACCTGGTCAAAGTGGTTCCAGCCAAGTCCCCGCCTCCTGCCAGTCCTCAGATGGTCAGCGCTCGCAAACCCGACCTGCGGGTCATCACCTCGCAAGGTGGAAAGAGCCTCATGCAGCTG AATGCTCAGCGGCTAGGCAGCTCCCAAGTGCAGCAGCCCCTTACCACCCCGGTGGTTTCCGTGGCGACGCCCAGCCTCTTGGCGCCCTTCTCCGCCATGCAGACGGCTTACAACACTG AGTACCAGCTGACGAGCGCCGACCTGACGGCCCTGCAGACGTTCACGCCGGCGGGCCTGGTGCCCGGCAACATGGCTGCCTGGCAACAGCAGCCGACAGTCACCCAGCAACAGGCGGCGCCGCCCATCAGCCTGGCGTCGCTTACCAACCTAGT CATGTGGGGTTCAGACAAACAGAGTGCAGAGATGGCTAACTCCAACATTGCTGCTAACCTCAG GCCGATGGCTCCCCTCCCTCAGGGCACCTTGACGGTCAACACCAACCCTCACGTCAACATCAAGTCCGAGCCCGTGTCGCCCAATCGGGACCGCAGCACTCCCTGCCCCACCTTGGGCAGCGGCATTCAAGTCCACGGGCAGGTGGTGCCGTCGTACTCCTCCACCGTCCAGGGCCGCTCTCCCGTCGACAGCCTGAGCAGCAACGGCAGCTCGTACGACGGCAGCGACCGGGACGACGGCCATGGTcggggcggcggcgggggtCCGGACTACCATCTCCACCAGCAGCCCGGCGTCCAGCAACCCACCATGATGCTGCTGCGGCCCGCCTCCACCGAGCCTCCGGAACAGGACAACGTGAAGAGGATGAGGTTGGATACGTGGGTCACATAA
- the mef2d gene encoding myocyte-specific enhancer factor 2D isoform X4: protein MGRKKIQIQRITDERNRQVTFTKRKFGLMKKAYELSVLCDCEIALIIFNHSNKLFQYASTDMDKVLLKYTEYNEPHESRTNADIIETLRKKSFNGCNSPEPDGDDSIDQSPLNDDKYRNKTDDLDTLFKRYGAAVPQPTFSIPVTVPVSNQSAPPAQPATLHFSNNPGGTLVTTTSFINAALSDPRLLSPQQPALQRNSVSPGLPQRPASAGALLTGDLGNSNGACPSPVPNGYISARASPGLLSVSNGNNSNLVKVVPAKSPPPASPQMVSARKPDLRVITSQGGKSLMQLTEELELVNENAQRLGSSQVQQPLTTPVVSVATPSLLAPFSAMQTAYNTEYQLTSADLTALQTFTPAGLVPGNMAAWQQQPTVTQQQAAPPISLASLTNLVMWGSDKQSAEMANSNIAANLRPMAPLPQGTLTVNTNPHVNIKSEPVSPNRDRSTPCPTLGSGIQVHGQVVPSYSSTVQGRSPVDSLSSNGSSYDGSDRDDGHGRGGGGGPDYHLHQQPGVQQPTMMLLRPASTEPPEQDNVKRMRLDTWVT from the exons ATGGGGAGGAAAAAGATTCAGATTCAGAGGATCACCGATGAGCGCAACAGACAG GTGACCTTCACCAAAAGGAAATTTGGCTTAATGAAGAAAGCGTACGAACTGAGCGTGCTGTGCGACTGCGAGATCGCCCTCATCATCTTCAACCACTCCAACAAGCTCTTCCAGTACGCCAGCACCGACATGGACAAGGTGCTGCTCAAGTACACCGAGTACAACGAGCCGCACGAGAGTCGGACCAACGCTGACATCATCGAG ACCTTGCGAAAGAAATCATTTAACGGCTGCAACAGCCCCGAGCCCGACGGCGACGACTCCATCGACCAAAGCCCGTTAAACGACGACAAGTACCGCAACAAGACGGACGACCTGGATACCCTCTTCAAGCGCTACGGC GCCGCCGTCCCGCAGCCGACCTTCTCCATCCCCGTCACAGTCCCGGTGTCCAATCAGAGCGCCCCGCCGGCGCAACCGGCTACCCTCCACTTCAGCAACAACCCGGGCGGCACCTTGGTCACCACCACCTCCTTCATCAACGCCGCCCTCTCGGACCCCCGCCTGCTTTCGCCGCAGCAGCCCGCCCTGCAGAGGAACAGCGTCTCGCCGGGACTGCCGCAGCGACCCGCCAGCGCAG GTGCACTCCTCACAGGAGATCTGGGAAACTCCAACGGAGCGTGCCCGAGTCCAGTCC CTAACGGCTACATTAGCGCCCGGGCCTCGCCAGGCCTCCTGTCTGTCTCCAATGGCAACAACAGCAACCTGGTCAAAGTGGTTCCAGCCAAGTCCCCGCCTCCTGCCAGTCCTCAGATGGTCAGCGCTCGCAAACCCGACCTGCGGGTCATCACCTCGCAAGGTGGAAAGAGCCTCATGCAGCTG ACAGAAGAGCTGGAGCTGGTCAACGAG AATGCTCAGCGGCTAGGCAGCTCCCAAGTGCAGCAGCCCCTTACCACCCCGGTGGTTTCCGTGGCGACGCCCAGCCTCTTGGCGCCCTTCTCCGCCATGCAGACGGCTTACAACACTG AGTACCAGCTGACGAGCGCCGACCTGACGGCCCTGCAGACGTTCACGCCGGCGGGCCTGGTGCCCGGCAACATGGCTGCCTGGCAACAGCAGCCGACAGTCACCCAGCAACAGGCGGCGCCGCCCATCAGCCTGGCGTCGCTTACCAACCTAGT CATGTGGGGTTCAGACAAACAGAGTGCAGAGATGGCTAACTCCAACATTGCTGCTAACCTCAG GCCGATGGCTCCCCTCCCTCAGGGCACCTTGACGGTCAACACCAACCCTCACGTCAACATCAAGTCCGAGCCCGTGTCGCCCAATCGGGACCGCAGCACTCCCTGCCCCACCTTGGGCAGCGGCATTCAAGTCCACGGGCAGGTGGTGCCGTCGTACTCCTCCACCGTCCAGGGCCGCTCTCCCGTCGACAGCCTGAGCAGCAACGGCAGCTCGTACGACGGCAGCGACCGGGACGACGGCCATGGTcggggcggcggcgggggtCCGGACTACCATCTCCACCAGCAGCCCGGCGTCCAGCAACCCACCATGATGCTGCTGCGGCCCGCCTCCACCGAGCCTCCGGAACAGGACAACGTGAAGAGGATGAGGTTGGATACGTGGGTCACATAA